A single Corynebacterium resistens DSM 45100 DNA region contains:
- a CDS encoding lytic transglycosylase domain-containing protein: MVSVGRKPNKPVYAPLPRPNDPQLRKGGRGTSGVQRRSSVNAGRSDYGRAIRGAAPSVQPHRGKFGGCGFFIVVIALLMIIAIVGFLVAGFTDRPSAPEPTRVEVPDHVPPKAAKPAPDIDIHHPGRTSEQLLPWAKSLSEKTGIPEQSLIAYGNAEVIARQSRPSCNLAWNTLAGLGFVETRHGTYDGKRFGAAEIDAKGNTTPPIFGPQLNGKGFATVRDTDKGKMDGDKKYDRAMGPLQFIPESWERYGVDADGNDNADPQNIDDAAASAVRLLCDFERDLATPEGWTKAVRSYNMSNEYVRNVRDAAANYAVGQRPLG, translated from the coding sequence ATGGTTTCAGTGGGGCGTAAACCGAATAAGCCGGTGTATGCACCCCTTCCTCGCCCCAACGATCCACAGTTGCGTAAAGGTGGGCGGGGCACGTCTGGTGTACAACGTCGCAGCTCGGTGAATGCAGGGCGCAGCGACTACGGGCGCGCTATTCGCGGTGCTGCGCCCTCGGTACAACCTCACCGGGGCAAGTTTGGTGGATGCGGATTCTTCATAGTGGTGATCGCGTTGTTGATGATCATCGCTATCGTGGGCTTTCTCGTCGCCGGATTTACTGACCGCCCGTCGGCGCCGGAACCCACCCGGGTGGAGGTACCAGATCACGTGCCGCCCAAGGCTGCGAAACCCGCACCGGATATTGATATTCATCATCCTGGCCGTACCAGTGAACAGCTTTTGCCGTGGGCGAAGTCCCTCTCGGAGAAAACGGGCATACCTGAACAATCCCTCATCGCCTATGGCAACGCGGAAGTCATTGCTCGCCAGTCACGGCCTAGTTGCAACCTAGCGTGGAACACCTTGGCTGGCCTCGGCTTCGTCGAGACCCGTCACGGAACTTACGATGGCAAGCGTTTTGGGGCTGCGGAGATCGACGCCAAGGGCAATACCACCCCGCCCATCTTTGGACCACAGCTCAATGGCAAGGGGTTTGCCACTGTGCGGGATACGGACAAGGGGAAGATGGACGGCGACAAGAAATACGATCGCGCTATGGGGCCTTTGCAGTTCATTCCGGAATCATGGGAACGATATGGCGTGGATGCCGACGGCAACGATAATGCAGATCCGCAAAACATCGATGATGCGGCAGCTTCCGCGGTACGTTTGCTCTGTGATTTCGAACGCGATTTGGCAACCCCGGAAGGGTGGACAAAGGCGGTGCGTTCTTACAACATGTCCAATGAATATGTGAGGAATGTTCGTGATGCGGCAGCGAACTACGCCGTGGGGCAGCGGCCGCTGGGGTAA
- a CDS encoding succinic semialdehyde dehydrogenase encodes MTPKRLSVGPLPDELSAELRNLTVNARRNDLTPDGEVQLIEAPFTGETISWVGKGSEDDVTEAFTVARRAQRSWVHVPFSERKRIFLRFHDLLLRNRELVTDMIQLETGKNRPSAFDEVMDIANNARYYANHAEKFMAPRSRRAAMPVLIKSREYRHPLGVVGQISPWNYPLSLSIGDAIPALLAGNAVVAKPDSNTPFTALLAFKLLFDAGLPRDLVQIVTGSGRVVGTAISEQCDFLMFTGSTATGKILGETMGRRLVGYSAELGGKNPLIVANDAKMDYTVRGAIDACFSNSGQLCVSIERIYVERDSYAEFVGKFGDAVKAMSIGAGFEWEVQMGSLASQQQLDTVTKYVEDAREKGATIVAGGRHRPDLGPYFYEPTLLTDVPEDALLRTEEVFGPVVFIEPVEDVYEAIEKANDTTYGLNASVFGSSETAWRIAPHIQAGSVSLNDGYTTAWAAIDNPMGGHKESGVAHRHGEEGLTKYTASQNISEQRFMYIRGPESLKRKTYASVMSTALQLGKTFKILP; translated from the coding sequence ATGACTCCTAAGCGACTTTCAGTTGGCCCCCTTCCCGACGAACTATCCGCTGAGCTGCGCAATCTTACTGTCAATGCGCGCCGCAATGACCTCACCCCCGATGGCGAAGTCCAGCTAATCGAAGCACCTTTCACCGGCGAGACGATCTCGTGGGTGGGCAAGGGTTCCGAAGACGATGTAACCGAAGCTTTCACCGTGGCTCGTCGCGCCCAGCGTTCTTGGGTGCATGTTCCGTTCTCCGAGCGCAAGCGAATCTTCCTGCGTTTTCACGATCTACTACTGCGCAACCGCGAGCTAGTGACCGATATGATTCAGCTGGAGACCGGCAAGAACCGCCCCAGCGCTTTCGACGAGGTCATGGATATCGCGAACAACGCGCGCTATTATGCCAACCACGCTGAGAAATTCATGGCTCCGCGCAGCCGTCGCGCTGCTATGCCAGTGCTGATTAAATCGCGCGAGTACCGCCACCCGCTTGGTGTTGTGGGCCAAATTTCGCCATGGAATTACCCGCTGTCGCTAAGCATCGGTGATGCCATCCCCGCACTGCTGGCTGGTAATGCTGTAGTTGCCAAGCCGGATTCCAACACCCCTTTTACCGCGCTGTTGGCCTTCAAACTTCTTTTCGACGCCGGGCTGCCCCGCGACCTCGTTCAAATAGTCACTGGATCCGGCCGGGTTGTGGGTACCGCAATCTCCGAACAATGTGACTTCCTGATGTTCACGGGATCCACCGCAACGGGCAAGATCTTGGGCGAGACGATGGGTCGCCGTCTCGTGGGCTATTCGGCCGAGCTGGGTGGTAAGAACCCGCTGATCGTCGCCAATGACGCGAAGATGGATTACACCGTGCGCGGTGCTATCGATGCGTGCTTCTCTAACTCCGGCCAACTATGCGTTTCCATTGAGCGCATCTATGTGGAACGGGATTCCTACGCTGAATTTGTTGGCAAATTCGGCGATGCGGTCAAGGCCATGTCCATTGGCGCAGGCTTCGAATGGGAAGTTCAGATGGGTTCATTGGCTTCGCAGCAGCAGCTGGATACTGTCACCAAGTACGTGGAAGATGCCCGCGAGAAGGGTGCAACCATTGTTGCGGGTGGTCGCCACCGCCCCGATCTGGGGCCGTACTTCTACGAGCCCACTTTGCTGACAGATGTTCCGGAAGATGCACTGCTGCGAACCGAGGAAGTCTTCGGCCCTGTGGTGTTCATCGAACCCGTAGAAGATGTGTACGAGGCCATCGAAAAAGCTAACGACACAACGTACGGATTGAATGCTTCTGTCTTCGGTTCGTCCGAAACCGCGTGGCGTATCGCCCCGCACATTCAGGCCGGATCCGTTTCCCTCAACGATGGCTACACCACCGCTTGGGCAGCCATCGATAACCCGATGGGTGGGCATAAGGAATCCGGTGTGGCCCATCGCCACGGCGAAGAGGGCCTGACCAAGTACACCGCTTCGCAAAACATCTCCGAGCAGCGCTTTATGTATATCCGTGGCCCAGAGAGCCTAAAACGCAAGACGTACGCCTCCGTGATGTCTACGGCCCTGCAGCTGGGCAAGACTTTCAAAATCTTGCCTTAA
- a CDS encoding bifunctional ADP-dependent NAD(P)H-hydrate dehydratase/NAD(P)H-hydrate epimerase, which produces MFPLFSAEQIRSAEKTLLDQQTSPDELMRLAAGHVAQIAREMLPAPGSEALQGVWDEGTQRAIVLLVGPGGNGGDSLYAGAELLKMGYRVQAYAVAAGRRVKESAKKAYDSAGGQWVEELPIGPEAALVIDGIAGLGSARALPEDVAEFLADARSFRVPVLAIDVPSGVNADTGETPADVTVHARGFEPADSLWAIQRVPAHVKATTTITFGGLRHAHALSAWCGKVVLVDLELPTEGQPAPLKLCDELWKVSDDIPRYFEPIAKIEVRGQQGSSGVPISTGLPFAAEPGPLDHKYTGGVVGICAGSEAYPGAGIFAAVAATRATSEAVRLFSPPHQVVHFTPEALLTAASLTDSLPPTPTSSSPHALVIGPGRGTGDVQARELQAALGSTLPLVLDADALTLLAEREELMQAVRSRKAFTLLTPHAGEFARIAPADIPDPGSDPMRATRALAKTLNCSVLLKGRSSVLASPSTVAIVNAGSSWAATPGSGDVLAGVLGAYVARATKAIKDTEEYFPALAEAKRTDRTPRGSAAQDASEFDAHIFAEHILAGLHVHAVAAKHAATATYPTFNGENLGIASAQSTGAPKDGAHTGSQARFPAELRSGEAPATALGIAYAVSSATAALTHSTN; this is translated from the coding sequence ATGTTCCCCTTGTTTTCCGCAGAGCAGATTCGAAGCGCCGAAAAAACCCTCCTTGACCAGCAGACTTCTCCCGATGAGCTCATGCGCCTAGCGGCCGGCCATGTGGCACAAATTGCGCGGGAAATGCTCCCGGCTCCAGGTTCCGAAGCGTTACAGGGCGTATGGGATGAAGGCACTCAGCGCGCAATTGTTCTGCTCGTCGGTCCCGGTGGCAACGGTGGCGATTCCCTATACGCAGGTGCCGAACTGCTGAAAATGGGTTACCGGGTGCAGGCTTACGCGGTGGCAGCGGGGCGTCGGGTAAAAGAATCCGCGAAGAAGGCCTACGACAGCGCAGGTGGCCAGTGGGTTGAAGAACTGCCAATTGGCCCAGAGGCGGCCTTGGTGATCGATGGAATTGCCGGACTGGGAAGCGCGCGGGCACTACCCGAGGACGTCGCGGAGTTTTTGGCGGATGCTCGAAGCTTTCGGGTGCCTGTCCTCGCGATCGACGTACCTTCGGGGGTGAACGCGGATACCGGGGAGACTCCGGCAGATGTCACCGTACATGCTCGAGGTTTTGAACCCGCTGACAGCCTGTGGGCCATCCAACGCGTGCCAGCGCATGTCAAAGCAACCACCACCATTACTTTTGGCGGGTTGCGCCACGCTCATGCGCTTTCGGCGTGGTGCGGAAAGGTGGTGCTGGTGGACTTGGAACTTCCCACCGAGGGACAACCGGCACCCCTCAAGCTCTGCGATGAGTTGTGGAAGGTCAGCGATGACATCCCCCGTTACTTCGAGCCGATCGCAAAGATTGAAGTGCGTGGGCAGCAAGGCTCTTCAGGTGTGCCAATTTCCACTGGCCTTCCGTTTGCAGCGGAACCCGGCCCGTTGGATCACAAATACACTGGGGGAGTAGTGGGTATCTGCGCTGGAAGCGAAGCCTATCCTGGTGCCGGGATTTTCGCCGCGGTGGCTGCTACCCGAGCTACGAGTGAAGCCGTTCGACTGTTTAGCCCGCCCCACCAAGTCGTTCATTTCACACCGGAAGCTCTTCTCACTGCCGCTTCGCTCACGGATTCTTTACCTCCGACGCCCACGTCTTCCTCTCCTCACGCCCTCGTCATCGGGCCAGGACGGGGAACCGGGGACGTGCAGGCGAGGGAATTGCAGGCCGCGTTGGGATCTACCCTTCCGTTAGTCCTAGACGCAGACGCGCTCACGTTGTTGGCTGAACGGGAGGAACTCATGCAGGCGGTGCGCTCTCGGAAGGCCTTCACGTTGCTTACCCCTCATGCCGGTGAATTCGCGCGTATTGCGCCGGCAGACATCCCAGATCCTGGCTCCGACCCAATGAGAGCAACGCGGGCTCTGGCTAAAACGCTCAATTGTTCGGTCCTGCTGAAGGGCCGTTCATCGGTGCTTGCTAGCCCCTCAACCGTGGCCATCGTCAATGCTGGTTCATCTTGGGCGGCCACGCCCGGTTCGGGTGACGTGCTGGCAGGGGTGTTGGGCGCCTACGTAGCACGGGCTACCAAGGCCATCAAAGACACAGAAGAGTACTTCCCAGCACTCGCTGAAGCGAAACGGACCGATAGAACGCCTAGGGGCTCTGCGGCGCAGGATGCTTCGGAATTCGACGCCCACATTTTCGCCGAACACATTCTCGCTGGGCTTCACGTACATGCCGTGGCAGCGAAGCACGCCGCCACGGCAACTTACCCCACCTTCAACGGTGAGAATTTAGGCATCGCCTCTGCTCAGTCGACGGGTGCTCCCAAGGACGGTGCTCACACAGGCTCCCAGGCTAGATTCCCGGCCGAACTGAGATCAGGGGAAGCCCCAGCAACTGCACTCGGCATTGCATACGCCGTTTCTTCTGCGACCGCGGCTCTGACACACAGCACGAACTGA
- a CDS encoding Ppx/GppA phosphatase family protein: MAKASTEPRRFAAIDCGTNSIRLLIAERRFDDNGHAHLRELNRDNIIVRLGQGVDATGRFADEALSRVDAALKTYTDRMLAHEVEDVMMGATSATRDAANKEEFFELTARHLGRIKPGAQAQVITGEEEAKLSFAGAVGDLASQEHTEASQTSAGAHPHDGVCVIDLGGGSTEFVVQNGSELQAYSADMGCVRLTERFLRTQPPTEEEIAAARNLITELLEQVGQHVDFGAVQRIVGVAGTMTTLSAIAQGLDSYDSEKIHMSTLPLDEFRATALNLLEMTPEQRLELGPMHPGRADVVGGGALIIDAFTKIFLDRGLKQITVSEKDILDGMLAEVVDRNCG, from the coding sequence ATGGCGAAGGCCAGCACCGAACCCCGCCGCTTCGCCGCGATTGATTGCGGCACGAATTCCATTCGCTTGCTGATTGCCGAGCGCCGGTTTGATGACAACGGTCACGCGCACCTTCGGGAGCTCAACCGCGACAACATCATCGTGCGGCTCGGCCAGGGCGTGGATGCTACTGGTCGTTTCGCTGATGAGGCTCTTTCTCGTGTTGACGCCGCGCTGAAGACCTACACCGACCGCATGTTGGCACACGAGGTAGAGGATGTCATGATGGGCGCAACATCCGCGACTCGTGATGCAGCGAACAAAGAGGAATTTTTCGAACTCACGGCGCGGCATTTGGGCCGAATCAAGCCTGGCGCACAAGCTCAAGTGATTACAGGCGAAGAAGAAGCGAAGCTGAGTTTTGCTGGGGCAGTGGGGGATCTTGCGAGCCAAGAGCATACAGAGGCGAGCCAAACTAGTGCTGGTGCACACCCGCATGATGGCGTGTGCGTGATCGATTTGGGCGGAGGCTCCACCGAATTCGTCGTCCAGAATGGTAGTGAGTTGCAAGCATATTCTGCGGACATGGGATGCGTTCGTTTAACTGAACGCTTCCTGCGTACTCAACCGCCAACCGAAGAAGAAATCGCTGCTGCGCGCAACCTGATTACGGAACTATTGGAACAGGTTGGGCAGCATGTTGATTTTGGTGCTGTACAGCGGATCGTTGGTGTGGCTGGAACCATGACTACGTTGAGTGCTATCGCACAAGGGTTAGATAGCTATGACAGCGAAAAGATCCACATGAGTACGTTGCCACTGGATGAGTTCCGAGCTACTGCTTTGAATTTGTTGGAAATGACGCCTGAACAGCGGCTTGAGTTGGGGCCGATGCACCCGGGCCGCGCGGATGTAGTGGGCGGAGGGGCGCTTATTATCGATGCTTTCACGAAAATTTTCCTAGACCGGGGGTTGAAGCAGATCACCGTGAGTGAAAAAGATATATTAGACGGGATGCTCGCCGAGGTCGTAGATCGTAACTGCGGCTGA
- the eno gene encoding phosphopyruvate hydratase, with product MAEIMQIIAREILDSRGNPTVEVEVGLDDGSIGRAAVPSGASTGVHEAHELRDGDERYLGKGVLKAVENVIDEIDDELVGMEADDQRLIDEAMIELDGTDNKSRLGANAILGVSMAVAHAAAESTGLHLFRYVGGPNAHVLPVPMMNILNGGAHADSGVDVQEFMIAPIGAETFSDALRMGTEVYHQLKKVIKDKGLSTGLGDEGGFAPSVDSTKAALDLIVEAIEGAGYKLGEEIALALDVASSEFYKDGKYHFEGGEHTAEEMAKVYEELIDQYPIVSIEDPLQEDDWEGYTNLTAAIGDKVQIVGDDFFVTNPARLQEGIEKKAANALLVKVNQIGTLTETFDAVDLAHRNGYRTMMSHRSGETEDTTIADLAVALNCGQIKTGAPARSERVAKYNQLLRIEQYLDDAAVYAGRSAFPRFQG from the coding sequence ATGGCCGAAATCATGCAGATCATCGCCCGCGAGATTCTCGATTCACGTGGCAACCCAACCGTGGAAGTGGAGGTGGGTCTGGATGACGGTTCGATCGGCCGTGCTGCAGTTCCCTCCGGTGCTTCCACTGGTGTGCACGAAGCACACGAGTTGCGCGATGGAGACGAGCGCTACTTGGGCAAGGGTGTGCTGAAGGCTGTCGAGAACGTTATTGACGAAATCGATGATGAACTCGTAGGCATGGAGGCCGATGATCAGCGGCTCATCGATGAAGCGATGATCGAGCTTGACGGCACGGACAACAAGTCCCGTCTGGGTGCAAACGCAATCTTGGGTGTTTCCATGGCGGTCGCTCACGCGGCAGCTGAATCTACCGGGCTGCACCTGTTCCGCTACGTCGGTGGCCCGAACGCACACGTTCTGCCAGTGCCAATGATGAACATCCTCAACGGCGGCGCTCACGCGGATTCCGGTGTGGACGTGCAAGAGTTCATGATTGCCCCTATTGGTGCCGAGACCTTCTCTGATGCGCTGCGCATGGGTACTGAGGTCTATCACCAGCTGAAGAAGGTCATCAAGGATAAGGGCCTTTCCACTGGTTTGGGTGATGAGGGCGGTTTCGCACCTTCCGTAGATTCCACCAAGGCTGCCCTGGATCTCATCGTCGAGGCAATCGAGGGCGCTGGCTACAAGTTGGGCGAAGAGATCGCATTGGCCTTGGACGTTGCTTCTTCCGAGTTCTACAAGGACGGCAAGTACCACTTCGAAGGTGGCGAGCACACCGCTGAAGAGATGGCCAAGGTTTACGAGGAACTCATCGACCAGTACCCAATCGTCTCTATCGAGGATCCTCTGCAGGAGGATGACTGGGAGGGCTACACCAACCTCACCGCTGCAATTGGTGACAAGGTTCAGATCGTCGGCGATGACTTCTTCGTCACCAACCCAGCTCGTCTGCAGGAAGGCATCGAGAAGAAGGCTGCTAACGCCCTGCTGGTGAAGGTCAACCAAATCGGCACCTTGACCGAGACCTTCGACGCCGTGGACCTCGCACACCGCAACGGTTACCGCACCATGATGTCTCACCGTTCCGGCGAGACCGAGGACACCACTATCGCGGATTTGGCTGTCGCATTGAACTGTGGGCAGATCAAGACCGGCGCACCGGCTCGTTCCGAGCGCGTAGCCAAGTACAACCAGTTGCTCCGCATTGAGCAGTACCTGGATGATGCTGCGGTTTACGCTGGCCGTTCTGCATTCCCACGTTTCCAGGGTTAA
- a CDS encoding SDR family oxidoreductase: MMDAPAGANRAGREGKVAFITGGTRGVGLAIAQQLADDHHLIVGGSSESAQEVAQQFPSAEAFVADLTDVGSIADKIAALELERLDVLVHSAGVVSHDPVTETTPAQWQHAFDVNLFAVAELTRQLIAPLRATGGTLVTINSGAGHHSGVGYGPYATTKFALRAYTDALREEERGKIRVSSIHPGKVDSDMQRQIQKMRGNDYDESIFLRPDSVAKAVRFAIDATEEAMIEELTIRPIHS; the protein is encoded by the coding sequence ATGATGGATGCCCCCGCAGGTGCCAATCGCGCTGGACGGGAAGGCAAGGTTGCCTTCATTACTGGAGGTACCCGCGGCGTTGGCCTTGCTATTGCCCAGCAGCTTGCTGACGATCACCACCTCATCGTTGGTGGATCTAGCGAGTCCGCCCAGGAGGTAGCTCAGCAATTTCCTAGTGCTGAAGCATTCGTCGCTGACCTGACGGATGTGGGTTCCATCGCGGATAAAATCGCTGCGCTGGAGCTTGAGCGACTAGATGTGCTCGTGCATTCCGCGGGCGTGGTCTCCCACGATCCGGTGACTGAGACCACCCCTGCGCAATGGCAGCATGCATTTGATGTCAATCTGTTCGCAGTAGCTGAACTTACTCGGCAGCTGATCGCTCCACTACGCGCAACCGGGGGAACACTTGTGACAATTAACAGTGGTGCCGGGCACCATAGTGGCGTCGGTTATGGCCCTTATGCCACCACCAAGTTCGCCCTGCGTGCGTACACCGACGCGCTACGGGAGGAGGAACGTGGCAAGATTCGCGTCAGCTCTATTCATCCCGGCAAGGTTGATTCGGACATGCAGCGCCAGATTCAGAAAATGAGGGGCAATGACTACGACGAGTCGATCTTCTTGCGCCCCGACTCCGTGGCTAAGGCTGTGCGATTCGCCATTGACGCCACGGAGGAAGCGATGATCGAGGAACTCACGATTCGCCCGATTCACAGCTAG
- a CDS encoding Bax inhibitor-1/YccA family protein, with protein MKTSNPFMGSLAKNTSQHPFAQQGQQGQRGFDPNNPYATSAYGATQTATVHQGMENMQHAPNFGAAGASDRPMTVDDVVAKTSITLGVIIAFAVAEYFLFSSDSALAMPLFFLGLIGGFITVLISAFTKNYGSAAVTLIYAGFEGLFVGGFSWMVANISASGINAGALISQAILGTIGVFIGMLFVYKSGAIRVTPKFTRFMVGAMIGVLVLALGNLVFGLVSGGAGPLRDGGPIAWIFSLVCIGLAAMSFMLDFDQADRLIRSGAPSKMAWGVALGLAVTLVWLYTEILRMLSYLQGD; from the coding sequence ATGAAAACTTCGAATCCGTTTATGGGGTCGCTAGCCAAGAACACTAGCCAGCACCCCTTCGCCCAGCAGGGGCAGCAAGGGCAGCGGGGGTTCGACCCGAATAACCCGTACGCCACTTCCGCGTACGGTGCTACTCAAACCGCCACCGTGCACCAGGGCATGGAGAACATGCAGCATGCGCCAAACTTTGGTGCTGCAGGCGCTTCCGATCGTCCGATGACCGTCGATGACGTGGTTGCTAAGACCAGCATCACGCTCGGTGTCATCATTGCGTTCGCCGTTGCCGAGTACTTCTTGTTCTCCTCTGATTCCGCTTTGGCGATGCCACTGTTCTTCTTGGGCTTGATCGGTGGTTTCATTACCGTTCTGATTTCGGCTTTTACGAAGAACTATGGCTCCGCAGCAGTGACATTGATTTACGCAGGCTTTGAAGGCTTGTTCGTCGGTGGTTTCAGCTGGATGGTAGCGAACATCTCGGCTAGCGGTATCAATGCTGGTGCGCTGATCTCGCAGGCTATCTTGGGAACCATCGGTGTGTTTATCGGCATGCTCTTCGTGTACAAGTCCGGCGCCATCCGAGTGACTCCGAAGTTCACCCGCTTCATGGTAGGCGCAATGATCGGCGTGCTGGTTCTGGCACTGGGTAACTTGGTATTCGGTCTCGTTTCCGGCGGTGCCGGCCCTCTGCGTGACGGTGGCCCCATCGCGTGGATTTTCTCCTTGGTGTGCATCGGCTTGGCAGCGATGAGCTTCATGCTGGACTTTGATCAGGCTGACCGTCTGATCCGCTCCGGCGCTCCATCCAAGATGGCATGGGGTGTTGCCCTTGGCCTAGCAGTCACCCTCGTGTGGCTGTACACCGAGATTCTGCGCATGCTGTCCTACCTGCAGGGCGACTAG
- a CDS encoding septum formation initiator family protein, which yields MTNSASSKRKRGRAADSEAGAERPRLPQARSVQRQQERRQRVHTAPTRMARSFVALPQKVNPLATVISAVLVIFLALSIATPLRNYFEQRAELARLEETIQSQEQRKKELTDELNRYHNEDYIKEQARTRLGLIEPGESAFRIISPRIKSTAPGESVAEDDSNEQGEREWYQKLWDSLSVPEPTPEEIKQEKEQTHLPTIPEPNEKKPDQNQPAAPAGQ from the coding sequence ATGACTAATTCCGCGAGCTCGAAGCGCAAAAGAGGGCGTGCCGCTGATTCCGAGGCCGGCGCAGAACGCCCACGTTTGCCGCAAGCTCGTTCGGTACAGCGCCAACAAGAACGCCGTCAACGCGTTCACACTGCACCAACGCGCATGGCCCGTAGCTTCGTCGCCCTTCCACAAAAGGTCAATCCCTTAGCTACCGTGATCTCCGCTGTTCTGGTGATCTTTCTGGCGCTTTCGATAGCAACCCCTCTGCGTAACTACTTTGAACAGCGGGCGGAACTGGCGCGGCTGGAGGAGACCATTCAGTCTCAAGAACAGCGCAAAAAGGAGCTCACGGATGAGCTCAACCGCTACCACAATGAGGACTACATCAAGGAGCAGGCTCGTACGCGCCTAGGCCTCATTGAGCCCGGTGAGTCCGCCTTCCGCATTATCTCTCCACGGATCAAATCAACTGCCCCCGGCGAGTCCGTTGCAGAGGATGATAGTAACGAGCAAGGTGAACGTGAGTGGTATCAGAAGCTGTGGGATTCGCTTTCTGTTCCGGAACCCACGCCGGAGGAAATCAAGCAGGAAAAGGAACAAACCCACCTGCCGACCATTCCTGAACCAAACGAAAAGAAGCCCGATCAAAATCAGCCTGCTGCTCCCGCGGGGCAGTAG